The Zingiber officinale cultivar Zhangliang chromosome 9A, Zo_v1.1, whole genome shotgun sequence genome window below encodes:
- the LOC122018971 gene encoding uncharacterized protein LOC122018971 isoform X1, producing the protein MTLEDFFTLSEMRDGISSLARVEELLSMIQKLNDHAINNLGDAARQWSTVASVLAATNKECLSQFVELNGLSFLKKWLQQALDSNTYENEIVVEELILSLLTAFERLPIDHKRITASEIGATIEHLLDHRSTKIMEKAKILHDRWDHAENDHARPYDQDNTGISQENQHIPAEDVQTGENGSNSGNLPVSIPPSFASGEGKDGVQSDMTESQILTGISLLESRNNERGPICDQFHSTSLNTIVSNTVLAGENSSASSLISNSCQERLHVIEELPVCNVEGKLSAETCAQFCLKGDADDQCDASGSKDILSDVKDIDIDAKEVKPSKSIQESGIHSLPLVFHVSKVTSAVATEPVISCMPVSYIGDSSSRVMEHQPVAGAVDHGLDKDLMTTKESMPDANLTTCFQDPSHKASIHDNISVPQLPDQKEEATSSVIKDLDCELNFKYCKSHFSASTDFLKAVPTAIANEEINQKSGLELECLDDALEVARQVAIAVEKEVVDYREAFCSSPNGNPREAYGSHSPDSKEEKQEELAEQVGRNRLSDGTEYSDPSSPDKGSEITQNISSDQENIDQNLVSPEPKVSAQASVCKADLDGCTFDLNANICNDEPECSTKVSPKMPINVSAPVAVIASSKGAPGVPATLCFGGEMGWKGSAATSAFRPASPRRTPDSERISCAKQKPNFLEIDLNVAERVDGTTDEAASVKQLPSSFGSKTEKQNLDLNCLGDEEVSILPFSSWKLNIRNGERSQSSASSSYHKQSSFRDFDLNDNPSVNDAGSHSFRQSSNKALESFGWKTPHEPIVKIMGAEIPITRTSNMDQGQLLSMPNGLQMEPGMVARPLLPCTSMPTLAYGFSGLPSGSSMSVPAAYYSPRSIPYIAETRGMVPVTHVSGSSTGSGHTGTSSRPPHFLFSASSMPYMSGYGNALPVGLSSNNGIAPPEGGIRGSIFEHQFFLQGHRGWMEEQTQPSTSVTPLKRKEPDSGWEPLPPLNGCKRMTSRP; encoded by the coding sequence ATGACACTTGAGGATTTCTTTACTCTATCAGAGATGAGAGATGGAATCTCAAGTCTTGCTAGAGTTGAAGAGCTGCTCTCTATGATTCAAAAGCTAAATGATCATGCTATAAATAACTTGGGTGATGCAGCAAGACAATGGTCTACCGTTGCAAGTGTTTTGGCAGCTACTAACAAAGAATGTCTTAGTCAATTTGTTGAGTTAAATGGTCTTTCTTTTCTGAAAAAGTGGCTTCAACAAGCACTAGATAGTAATACATATGAGAATGAAATTGTTGTTGAGGAACTGATCCTTTCATTATTGACTGCATTTGAGAGGCTTCCTATTGACCATAAAAGAATAACTGCTTCTGAAATTGGAGCTACTATTGAACATCTCCTTGATCACAGAAGCACTAAAATTATGGAGAAAGCTAAAATATTGCATGATAGATGGGATCATGCAGAAAATGATCATGCACGCCCCTATGATCAGGATAATACTGGGATCAGTCAAGAAAATCAACATATACCAGCTGAGGATGTGCAGACTGGAGAAAATGGTTCAAATTCAGGAAATCTTCCTGTCAGTATTCCTCCTTCCTTCGCGTCTGGTGAAGGTAAAGATGGAGTACAATCTGACATGACTGAATCACAGATCTTGACTGGCATAAGTTTGCTCGAGTCCAGAAACAATGAGAGAGGCCCAATATGTGATCAGTTTCATTCCACATCTTTGAACACAATTGTTTCAAATACAGTTTTAGCTGGTGAGAATTCATCGGCATCATCACTTATCTCAAACTCATGTCAAGAGAGATTGCATGTCATAGAAGAGCTTCCTGTTTGCAATGTAGAGGGAAAACTCTCTGCTGAAACTTGTGCACAGTTTTGTCTGAAAGGAGATGCAGACGATCAATGTGATGCATCAGGATCCAAGGATATTCTTTCTGATGTGAAAGATATTGATATTGATGCTAAGGAAGTCAAACCGAGCAAATCTATCCAAGAAAGTGGTATTCATTCTCTGCCTCTTGTTTTCCATGTATCTAAGGTGACATCAGCGGTTGCTACAGAGCCAGTTATCTCATGCATGCCAGTTTCTTACATTGGCGACTCTTCTTCAAGGGTGATGGAACATCAGCCAGTGGCTGGGGCAGTTGACCATGGGCTGGACAAGGATTTGATGACAACCAAGGAGTCCATGCCAGATGCAAATCTCACTACTTGTTTTCAAGATCCTTCTCATAAAGCTAGCATTCATGACAACATCAGTGTTCCTCAGTTACCTGATCAGAAGGAGGAGGCCACTAGTAGTGTCATTAAGGATCTTGATTGCGAACTCAATTTCAAGTATTGCAAAAGTCACTTTTCAGCCTCCACTGATTTTTTAAAAGCTGTGCCAACTGCCATAGCTAATGAAGAGATCAACCAGAAATCTGGACTGGAACTTGAATGTTTGGATGATGCTCTTGAGGTTGCAAGGCAAGTGGCTATAGCAGTGGAGAAGGAGGTGGTTGATTATAGAGAAGCTTTTTGCAGTTCTCCTAATGGCAATCCCAGGGAAGCATATGGTTCTCATAGCCCTgattctaaggaagaaaaacagGAGGAACTGGCTGAGCAAGTAGGGAGGAACCGTTTATCAGATGGAACTGAGTATTCTGACCCATCATCTCCTGATAAGGGATCAGAGATCACACAGAATATCAGTTCTGATCAAGAAAACATTGATCAAAATTTAGTGTCACCTGAGCCAAAAGTTTCTGCTCAAGCATCAGTTTGCAAGGCTGACCTTGACGGGTGCACTTTTGATCTAAATGCAAACATTTGCAATGATGAACCTGAGTGCTCAACAAAGGTCAGCCCCAAAATGCCTATTAATGTGTCTGCTCCTGTAGCTGTTATTGCTTCTTCAAAAGGAGCTCCAGGAGTGCCTGCTACTCTATGTTTTGGAGGTGAGATGGGTTGGAAGGGTTCTGCTGCAACCAGTGCTTTTCGACCAGCATCTCCTAGAAGAACTCCTGATAGTGAAAGGATTTCTTGTGCAAAGCAGAAACCGAATTtccttgaaattgatttgaatgtGGCTGAAAGGGTGGATGGGACCACTGATGAAGCTGCATCAGTGAAACAGTTGCCTTCTTCCTTTGGTTCTAAAACAGAGAAgcagaatttggatttaaattgTCTTGGGGATGAGGAAGTGTCTATACTTCCATTCTCATCTTGGAAGTTGAATATTCGGAATGGAGAACGGAGTCAATCTTCAGCTTCGTCATCATACCATAAACAGTCTTCCTTTCGAGATTTTGACCTAAATGACAACCCATCTGTAAATGATGCTGGTTCTCACAGCTTCAGGCAATCATCTAATAAAGCTCTGGAATCTTTTGGATGGAAAACACCACATGAGCCGATCGTCAAGATCATGGGAGCAGAAATTCCTATCACACGGACAAGCAATATGGATCAGGGGCAGCTTTTGTCCATGCCGAATGGGCTGCAAATGGAACCTGGCATGGTTGCCAGGCCATTGCTACCTTGCACGAGCATGCCAACCCTTGCTTATGGCTTCAGTGGACTACCATCTGGGTCTTCTATGTCAGTTCCAGCAGCATATTATTCACCCAGGAGCATTCCTTACATTGCAGAGACTAGAGGCATGGTACCTGTAACGCACGTCTCTGGCTCCAGCACTGGCTCAGGACATACTGGGACATCATCCAGGCCACCACACTTTCTCTTCAGTGCATCTAGCATGCCCTACATGTCTGGTTATGGCAATGCATTGCCTGTTGGTTTGAGCTCGAACAACGGGATCGCACCTCCAGAAGGTGGAATCAGAGGCAGCATTTTTGAACATCAATTCTTTCTGCAAGGGCATAGAGGTTGGATGGAAGAGCAAACCCAACCTTCTACTTCTGTAACGCCATTAAAGCGGAAAGAACCAGACTCAGGGTGGGAGCCACTGCCTCCTCTAAATGGTTGCAAGCGGATGACATCCAGGCCTtaa
- the LOC122018971 gene encoding uncharacterized protein LOC122018971 isoform X2 has translation MTLEDFFTLSEMRDGISSLARVEELLSMIQKLNDHAINNLGDAARQWSTVASVLAATNKECLSQFVELNGLSFLKKWLQQALDSNTYENEIVVEELILSLLTAFERLPIDHKRITASEIGATIEHLLDHRSTKIMEKAKILHDRWDHAENDHARPYDQDNTGISQENQHIPAEDVQTGENGSNSGNLPVSIPPSFASGEGKDGVQSDMTESQILTGISLLESRNNERGPICDQFHSTSLNTIVSNTVLAGENSSASSLISNSCQERLHVIEELPVCNVEGKLSAETCAQFCLKGDADDQCDASGSKDILSDVKDIDIDAKEVKPSKSIQESGIHSLPLVFHVSKVTSAVATEPVISCMPVSYIGDSSSRVMEHQPVAGAVDHGLDKDLMTTKESMPDANLTTCFQDPSHKASIHDNISVPQLPDQKEEATSSVIKDLDCELNFKYCKSHFSASTDFLKAVPTAIANEEINQKSGLELECLDDALEVARQVAIAVEKEVVDYREAFCSSPNGNPREAYGSHSPDSKEEKQEELAEQVGRNRLSDGTEYSDPSSPDKGSEITQNISSDQENIDQNLVSPEPKVSAQASVCKADLDGCTFDLNANICNDEPECSTKVSPKMPINVSAPVAVIASSKGAPGVPATLCFGGEMGWKGSAATSAFRPASPRRTPDSERISCAKQKPNFLEIDLNVAERVDGTTDEAASVKQLPSSFGSKTEKQNLDLNCLGDEEVSILPFSSWKLNIRNGERSQSSASSSYHKQSSFRDFDLNDNPSVNDAGSHSFRQSSNKALESFGWKTPHEPIVKIMGAEIPITRTSNMDQGQLLSMPNGLQMEPGMVARPLLPCTSMPTLAYGFSGLPSGSSMSVPAAYYSPRSIPYIAETRGMVPVTHVSGSSTGSGHTGTSSRPPHFLFSASSMPYMSGYGNALPVGLSSNNGIAPPEGGIRGSIFEHQFFLQGHRGWMEEQTQPSTSVTPLKRKEPDSGRGGTIGAEAAS, from the exons ATGACACTTGAGGATTTCTTTACTCTATCAGAGATGAGAGATGGAATCTCAAGTCTTGCTAGAGTTGAAGAGCTGCTCTCTATGATTCAAAAGCTAAATGATCATGCTATAAATAACTTGGGTGATGCAGCAAGACAATGGTCTACCGTTGCAAGTGTTTTGGCAGCTACTAACAAAGAATGTCTTAGTCAATTTGTTGAGTTAAATGGTCTTTCTTTTCTGAAAAAGTGGCTTCAACAAGCACTAGATAGTAATACATATGAGAATGAAATTGTTGTTGAGGAACTGATCCTTTCATTATTGACTGCATTTGAGAGGCTTCCTATTGACCATAAAAGAATAACTGCTTCTGAAATTGGAGCTACTATTGAACATCTCCTTGATCACAGAAGCACTAAAATTATGGAGAAAGCTAAAATATTGCATGATAGATGGGATCATGCAGAAAATGATCATGCACGCCCCTATGATCAGGATAATACTGGGATCAGTCAAGAAAATCAACATATACCAGCTGAGGATGTGCAGACTGGAGAAAATGGTTCAAATTCAGGAAATCTTCCTGTCAGTATTCCTCCTTCCTTCGCGTCTGGTGAAGGTAAAGATGGAGTACAATCTGACATGACTGAATCACAGATCTTGACTGGCATAAGTTTGCTCGAGTCCAGAAACAATGAGAGAGGCCCAATATGTGATCAGTTTCATTCCACATCTTTGAACACAATTGTTTCAAATACAGTTTTAGCTGGTGAGAATTCATCGGCATCATCACTTATCTCAAACTCATGTCAAGAGAGATTGCATGTCATAGAAGAGCTTCCTGTTTGCAATGTAGAGGGAAAACTCTCTGCTGAAACTTGTGCACAGTTTTGTCTGAAAGGAGATGCAGACGATCAATGTGATGCATCAGGATCCAAGGATATTCTTTCTGATGTGAAAGATATTGATATTGATGCTAAGGAAGTCAAACCGAGCAAATCTATCCAAGAAAGTGGTATTCATTCTCTGCCTCTTGTTTTCCATGTATCTAAGGTGACATCAGCGGTTGCTACAGAGCCAGTTATCTCATGCATGCCAGTTTCTTACATTGGCGACTCTTCTTCAAGGGTGATGGAACATCAGCCAGTGGCTGGGGCAGTTGACCATGGGCTGGACAAGGATTTGATGACAACCAAGGAGTCCATGCCAGATGCAAATCTCACTACTTGTTTTCAAGATCCTTCTCATAAAGCTAGCATTCATGACAACATCAGTGTTCCTCAGTTACCTGATCAGAAGGAGGAGGCCACTAGTAGTGTCATTAAGGATCTTGATTGCGAACTCAATTTCAAGTATTGCAAAAGTCACTTTTCAGCCTCCACTGATTTTTTAAAAGCTGTGCCAACTGCCATAGCTAATGAAGAGATCAACCAGAAATCTGGACTGGAACTTGAATGTTTGGATGATGCTCTTGAGGTTGCAAGGCAAGTGGCTATAGCAGTGGAGAAGGAGGTGGTTGATTATAGAGAAGCTTTTTGCAGTTCTCCTAATGGCAATCCCAGGGAAGCATATGGTTCTCATAGCCCTgattctaaggaagaaaaacagGAGGAACTGGCTGAGCAAGTAGGGAGGAACCGTTTATCAGATGGAACTGAGTATTCTGACCCATCATCTCCTGATAAGGGATCAGAGATCACACAGAATATCAGTTCTGATCAAGAAAACATTGATCAAAATTTAGTGTCACCTGAGCCAAAAGTTTCTGCTCAAGCATCAGTTTGCAAGGCTGACCTTGACGGGTGCACTTTTGATCTAAATGCAAACATTTGCAATGATGAACCTGAGTGCTCAACAAAGGTCAGCCCCAAAATGCCTATTAATGTGTCTGCTCCTGTAGCTGTTATTGCTTCTTCAAAAGGAGCTCCAGGAGTGCCTGCTACTCTATGTTTTGGAGGTGAGATGGGTTGGAAGGGTTCTGCTGCAACCAGTGCTTTTCGACCAGCATCTCCTAGAAGAACTCCTGATAGTGAAAGGATTTCTTGTGCAAAGCAGAAACCGAATTtccttgaaattgatttgaatgtGGCTGAAAGGGTGGATGGGACCACTGATGAAGCTGCATCAGTGAAACAGTTGCCTTCTTCCTTTGGTTCTAAAACAGAGAAgcagaatttggatttaaattgTCTTGGGGATGAGGAAGTGTCTATACTTCCATTCTCATCTTGGAAGTTGAATATTCGGAATGGAGAACGGAGTCAATCTTCAGCTTCGTCATCATACCATAAACAGTCTTCCTTTCGAGATTTTGACCTAAATGACAACCCATCTGTAAATGATGCTGGTTCTCACAGCTTCAGGCAATCATCTAATAAAGCTCTGGAATCTTTTGGATGGAAAACACCACATGAGCCGATCGTCAAGATCATGGGAGCAGAAATTCCTATCACACGGACAAGCAATATGGATCAGGGGCAGCTTTTGTCCATGCCGAATGGGCTGCAAATGGAACCTGGCATGGTTGCCAGGCCATTGCTACCTTGCACGAGCATGCCAACCCTTGCTTATGGCTTCAGTGGACTACCATCTGGGTCTTCTATGTCAGTTCCAGCAGCATATTATTCACCCAGGAGCATTCCTTACATTGCAGAGACTAGAGGCATGGTACCTGTAACGCACGTCTCTGGCTCCAGCACTGGCTCAGGACATACTGGGACATCATCCAGGCCACCACACTTTCTCTTCAGTGCATCTAGCATGCCCTACATGTCTGGTTATGGCAATGCATTGCCTGTTGGTTTGAGCTCGAACAACGGGATCGCACCTCCAGAAGGTGGAATCAGAGGCAGCATTTTTGAACATCAATTCTTTCTGCAAGGGCATAGAGGTTGGATGGAAGAGCAAACCCAACCTTCTACTTCTGTAACGCCATTAAAGCGGAAAGAACCAGACTCAGG gAGGGGGGGAACAATTGGAGCTGAGGCGGCCTCTTGA